In one Nicotiana tomentosiformis chromosome 6, ASM39032v3, whole genome shotgun sequence genomic region, the following are encoded:
- the LOC104087127 gene encoding uncharacterized protein, with the protein MLECRDIIHHQIKWHPKIGSSLFWFDNWTRLGILYFLVPPEFGIDESIHNVYDVLEDGDWNINRLMDILPEEYALHIVEKIRPPIMEDVIYVPYWMLEARGHFFVNSAWEYVRMRNEPRVAYKMIWVKGLTFKIAFFMWKVSTALQCLVQTRKPGLKVSHKWQDLLSMMENYTTRLKYQKVIWEQPMESWLKVNTDGASKGNPGRSAIGLCVTDEEGEIIYVVGREIAEGTNTEVEAIAIVESLKNCRLQNYTHIWLEPDSLLLKNIIEGVWKPPWCIVDQVEEIVQLMEGFIFKVTHIYREGNKLADHLANYALEVGTIECHDFWKLDSQSRRLVNEDNM; encoded by the exons ATGCTAGAATGTAGAGACATAATACATCACCAGATTAAGTGGCATCCAAAAATAGGATCCTCCCtcttttggtttgataattggacAAGATTGGGTATTTTGTACTTTCTTGTTCCACCTGAGTTTGGGATAGATGAATCCATTCATAATGTCTATGATGTTCTAGAAGATGGTGATTGGAATATAAATAGACTAATGGACATTTTACCTGAAGAGTATGCACTTCATATTGTGGAGAAAATTAGACCTCCAATTATGGAGGATGTCATTTATGTACCTTATTGGATGCTAGAAGCTCGTGGCCATTTTTTTGTCAACTCAGCTTGGGAGTATGTTCGAATGAGGAATGAACCTAGAGTAGCTTACAAAATGATTTGGGTAAAAGGATTGACATTTAAAATAGCATTCTTTATGTGGAAG GTTTCCACTGCTTTGCAATGCCTTGTTCAAACTAGAAAACCTGGTTTAAAGGTTTCTCATAAATGGCAGGACCTATTATCTATGATGGAAAACTACACTACAAGGCTAAAGTATCAAAAAGTGATATGGGAACAACCAATGGAGAGTTGGCTTAAGGTAAATACTGATGGTGCATCGAAAGGAAATCCCGGGAGAAGTGCAATTGGGTTATGTGTGACAGATGAAGAAGGAGAGATCATATATGTAGTGGGTAGGGAGATAGCTGAAGGCACAAACACAGAAGTAGAAGCAATAGCAATTGTGGAGTCACTGAAGAACTGCAGGTTGCAGAACTACACTCATATATGGCTGGAGCCAGATTCATTATTATTGAAGAACATAATTGAAGGTGTATGGAAGCCACCATGGTGCATAGTTGATCAAGTTGAGGAAATTGTGCAGCTGATGGAGGGGTTTATATTCAAGGTCACTCACATATATAGAGAGGGGAATAAATTGGCAGATCATCTTGCTAATTATGCTCTTGAAGTTGGGACAATCGAATGCCATGACTTTTGGAAGCTAGATTCACAAAGTAGAAGATTGGTGAATGAAGATAATATGTAA